One Gossypium arboreum isolate Shixiya-1 chromosome 13, ASM2569848v2, whole genome shotgun sequence genomic window, TCACCTTCCAATCTAATAAAAAATGGTTTATTCAAGAAAAAAAAGAGACGACCGGAAATAACAGTTTTGGTTGGACCCGATTTGGCCCATACTGAAACCCATTAATCCGATTTGGCCCATATTGAAACCCATTAATCTATCTTACTATAAAATAAGataaacatgaaaaaaaaaaccatcaaATTCCCAAGGAAAACGAAAATACAAGgtacgtaattttttttttttaattatccgCCATTTTTGGACCCTTTCAACAATTATACCTAATTTCAGTTCCTTCAGGACAAGAAGATGAATTTTTATTTTGCCAAATtctatattttctttttgttaattCAAAGCgttgattttttttaatgatCGATTCGTTTGATTGCTGAATTTTTGGTATTTGATATTTGGCTAGGtttgtttttgggttttattATTCGATCAATGTCGGGGGAATTGCAGTTAGAGCCAGCAGGTGCTCGAAACCCTAGTGATTCTGATCCTCTTTTAGGAAACCAGATCGATTCGCCGTCGCCGGCGAGTTCGAGTGAGATTCGGAGTGAAGATATCGAGAATGGTTCGGCTCCTTGTTGCCGCATTTGCCTCGAGTGCGATGGTGAAGAAGGTaaaatttttttccttctttcctttgatttttctttttgtttgtaATTATCGATCTTAAGTTTTTAGCTTGAGTTTGTGAACTATGAATATgatgatattaaattaattttaaggtGTAATCAGGGTAGGAAACCAATTCGGAGATTCATATTTTGGCAACATATTTCGTGTTGAGTTTTGGCATACtgttgaatttaaaaattttatgttatATACAAAACTTGACCTatgtgtttttgttttgtttttgcaGATGATGAATTGATATCTCCATGTATGTGCAAAGGCACCCAACAATTTGTTCATCGTTCTTGCCTTGATCATTGGCGTTCGGTAAAGGTAAATAAACCTGGTTTATTCAACCTGAATTTGAAGGCTAAGTTCTAGAGTTTCGTATGGAATTTATGTTTTGGTACTTAGTAATTGATCTAATGTGATCTTCCTTTTGTTTTGATAGGAAGGGTTTGCTTTCTCCCATTGCACGACTTGCAAGGCTCAGTTTCACCTTCGAGTTGAATTGTTTGAGGACAACTCTTGGCGTAAAATAAAGTTCAGACTTTTTGTTGCAAGAGATGTCTTTCTCGTATTCTTGGCCGTACAAACTGTAAGTTTTCTTACTCTTCTATATGTGCGTTCAACTGGCTAATATGATTGTTACATACCTTTTAATTAACAACCTCTTATTCTTTGCATTCATCTGTTATTGCTAACTTTGATATATCTGTATGGTGATTACTTTTTGGGTTAAGTTTGCACCTACTCGTAGAAGAAATTGCAGCCTTTTATGGATTTGAGTTTGATCTATTTTTTATGGTTGGATCCATGAAGCCTCATCTCAGCACAAGTGTGTGGATGCTTTAGAACAATTCCATATCTTTTTGCTGATACATTCATTGTAAAAGAGAACTTTGTCAAAATTCCTAACCCAAGTACGGTTCTAAGAAAAGGAATTGAACCGCCTATTTTGAGCAAGGAGAACAGGCCATTCAACAGGGGGATTCTGAAATAGTAGAGGCTTGGTTTGATCAAGCCACTGAGTATTGGAAACCAGCTATAGTGCTTACTCCTGGTAATTAAATTGAAGCGCAGAATTGGCTAAAGATCACGTGGCGTTTCAAATAAGAACAAGGGCTCtctgtttatttattattattattttatgattcgaAATTCAAATTAGAAAATTCTATTCCTATAAATTCTATTCTTATTCTATTAAATTTCTATTAAATCCATTTAATATTTCTGTTGCCTTCCTATTTATGGAAAAAAGAAGGGAAAATTTTATTCCAATGAGGGCTGTAGCAGGGTGGAAGAGGCTGATATAAGGATCTTTCTTATCCAAGTCTTTTTTCATGCTTAATTTGAAGATTGAGGACCAAAACAAAGCTGATTGATTCATTTTCAATTGCCTTGAGATGGTTATCTTATGATGTATTTATCTGTTCTTCAGGTCATTGCTGCAATGGGAGGCTTTGCATATGTCATGGATAAAGATGGGGCTTTTCGGAAATCATTCAGTGATGGTTGGGATCGTATACTGTCAAACCATCCTATACCATTTTATTATTGCATAGGTAAGTTTCCCTGATTTTTTGCTCACCTTTTTCTATTGTATACTGCAGGTACCTCATCTAAACATTCCTTTGTGCATTGATAGTGTTTAATGCATGAGTTAGCAGCATATGCCAATTTCTGTTGTAGCAAGATGATAAACTCACCCATTTTTTCCATGTTTCTTAGGGGTGCTTGCCTTCTTTGTGTTGCTTGGATTTTTCGGGCTCATATTGCATTGCTCCTCTCTCAATAGCAATGACCCACGAATGGCTGGATGCCAGAATTGCTGTTATGGGTGGGGTATATTGGATTGCTTTCCTGCATCTATGGAAGCATGCTTTGCACTTGTGGTCGTTTTCGTTGTAATCTTTGCCATTCTGGGGATAGCTTATGGTTTCCTTGCTGCCACAATGGCAATTCAGCGGATCTGGCAGAAACACTACCACATTCTTACTAAGAGGGAGCTTACTAAGGTAAATATCGAGAAACACTAgccttattattatttctttgggCCAATCATGCCACTGG contains:
- the LOC108461404 gene encoding uncharacterized protein LOC108461404, with protein sequence MKKKTIKFPRKTKIQGLFLGFIIRSMSGELQLEPAGARNPSDSDPLLGNQIDSPSPASSSEIRSEDIENGSAPCCRICLECDGEEDDELISPCMCKGTQQFVHRSCLDHWRSVKEGFAFSHCTTCKAQFHLRVELFEDNSWRKIKFRLFVARDVFLVFLAVQTVIAAMGGFAYVMDKDGAFRKSFSDGWDRILSNHPIPFYYCIGVLAFFVLLGFFGLILHCSSLNSNDPRMAGCQNCCYGWGILDCFPASMEACFALVVVFVVIFAILGIAYGFLAATMAIQRIWQKHYHILTKRELTKEYIVEDLHGSYTPPKLDPEHEERLKMMKLL